Part of the Oncorhynchus mykiss isolate Arlee chromosome 12, USDA_OmykA_1.1, whole genome shotgun sequence genome, GAAAGGGCCCTATCTATCCCTTAGCTAGCCAACAGTCTGCTCCAATAGAAAGGGCCCTATCTATCCCTTAGCTAGTCAACAGTCTGCTCCAATAGAAAGGGCCCTATCTATCCCTTAGCTAGCCAACAGTCTGCTCCAATAGAAAGGGCCCTATCTATCCCTTAGCTAGCCAACAGTCTGCTCCAATAGAAAGGGCCCTATCTATCCCCTAGCTAGTCAACAGTCTGCTCCAATAGAAAGGGCCCTATCTATCCCTTAGCTAGCCAACAGTCTGCTCCAATAGAAAGGGCCCTATCTATCCCTTAGCTAGCCAACAGTCTGCTCCAATAGAGAGGGCCCTATCTATCCCCTAGCTAGTCAACAGTCTGCTCCAATAGAGAGGGCCCTATCTATCCCCTAGCTAGCCAACAGTCTGCTCCAATAGAAAGGGCCCTATCTATCTCCTAGCTAGCCAACAGTCTGCTCCAATAGAGAGGGCCCTATCTATCTCCTAGCTAGTCAACAGTCTGCTCCAATAGAAAGGGCCCTATCTATCTCCTAGCTAGCCAACAGTCTGCTCCAATAGAGAGGGCCCTATCTATCTCCTAGCTAGCCAACAGTCTGCTCCAATAGAAAGGGCCCTATCTATCTCCTAGCTAGCCAACAGTCTGCTCCAATAGAAAGGGCCCTATCTATCTCCTAGCTAGCCAACAGTCTGCTCCAATAGAGAGGGCCCTATCTATCTCCTAGCTAGTCAACAGTCTGCTCCAATAGAAAGGGCCCTATCTATCTCCTAGCTAGCCAACAGTCTGCTCCAATAGAGAGGGCCCTATCTATCTCCTAGCTAGCCAACAGTCTGCTCCAATAGAAAGGGCCCTATCTATCTCCTAGCTAGCCAACAGTCTGCTCCAATAGAAAGGGCCCTATCTATCTCCTAGCTAGCCAACAGTCTGCTCCAATAGAAAGGGCCCTATCTATACCCTAGCTAGCCAACAGTCTGCTCCAATAGAGAGGGCCCTATCTATCCCCTAGCTAGCCTACAGTCTGGTGAACAAAGGCCCAGGAGCCTCACTTTTCAAATGTTCTTAGTTGCTATACTTCATTTCTTCATACTATAATTTCTTAAAATAGGAGAAAATTCTGTTTAATTACAATGTCTCTACAAATGAATAAAGCTGTGTTGGTCACAAATGAATTAATAAGCGCATTTCATTTATAAATCGCAAAACAAATAGCATACAAAATATATGTAAATTGcatattttcatttcaagtttaaAATGTATAAATGGCATTGTGTAGTTATGGATTTCATCATACGCATAATTAACTAGCAAATCTGTGTGAACTACAAACGTCTTCTAAACGAGACACCGATGCTCTGTGTTGTGTCCCaaagagccctattccctacatcagggctTCTCAAACCACTTCCCTGGGACCCCCAGACCTTACACAATGTTGTTGTAGCCCTGTGATGTGTCCCaaagagccctattccctacatcagggctTCTCAAACCACTTCCCTGGGACCCCCAGACCTTACACAATGTTGTTGTAGCCCTGTGATGTGTCCCAAagagctctattccctacatcagggctTCTCAAACCACTTCCCTGGGAACCCCCAGACCTTACACAATGTTGTCGTAGCCCTGAACTAGGTCACTTGATTCAAGTAGTCAAAGGGCTCGacgattagttgacaagttgaatcaggtgtgctagccaattatcatacttgagtaaaagtaaagagagaaaatgactcaagtaaaagtcacccagtaaaatgctacttgagtaaaagtcacccagtaaaatgctacttgagtaaaagtcacccagtaaaatgctacttgagtaaaagtcacccagtaaaatgctacttgagtaaaagtcacccagtaaaattctacttgagtaaaagtcacccagtaaaatgctaCTTGAGTAAGACTTaaagtgtttggttttaaatatactgaagtatcaaaagtaataatttcaaattcctgatattaagcaaaccagacggcaccattttctgtttttaatttatttacgGACAGCCAGGGTCAACACTCCAAcgctcagacatcatttaaaaacaaagcatttgtgtttagtgagtccgccagatcagaggcagtagagatgaccaggtgTTATTAtattgataagtgcgtgaatttgaccattttcctgtcctgctaaagcattcaaaatgtaacgagtacttttgggtgtcggggaaaatgtctggaggaaaaagtgcatttattttctttaggaacgtagtgaaataaaagtaaaagttgtcaaaaatataaatagtaaagtacagattcctCCAAAAATGACTAATATGACTTTAAAGTTCTAGTTAAGTGGTTTCCACCCTTGGTGCTGTGGAATAGATGAAACCCATAGAACGACTGGGtgtccccaagagaggatggatACACactgccctacatagtgcactacttttcaccagagccctatgggtttgCCTGGTCAGAGGTAGTGGTATAAGTAAAGAAttgggtgctatttgggacacatgtCCAGGTGAAGGGTCACACATCCAGGTGAAGGGTCACACATCCAGGTGAAGGGTCACACATTCAGGGGAAGGGTCACACATCCAGGTGAAGGGTCACACATTCAGGTGAAGGGTCACACATCCAGGTGAAGGGTCACACAGCCAGGTGAAGAGTCACACAGCCAGGTGAAGGGTCACACAGCCAGGTGAAGGGTCACAGAGCCAGGTGAAGGGTCACACAGCCAGGTGAAGGGTGGTTGACATTCAGGTGAAGGGTCACATATCCAGGTGAAGGGTCACACGTTCAGGTGAAGGGTCACACATTCAGGTGAAGGGTCACACATTCAGGTGAAGGGTCACACATCCAGGTGAAGGGTCACACAGCCAGGTGAAGGGTGGTTGACATTCAGGTGAAGGGTCACACATCCAGGTGATGGGTCACACATCCAGGTGAAGGGTCACACAGCCAGGTGAAGGGTGGTTGGCATTCAGGTGAAGGGTCACACATCCAGGTGAAGGGTCACACAGCCAGGTGAAGGGTCACACATTCAGGTGAAGGGTCACACATCCAGGTGAAGGGTCACACAGCCAGGTGAAGGGTGGTTGACATCCAGGTGAAGGGTCACACATCCAGGTGAAGGGTCACACAGCCAGGTGAAGGGTGGTTGACATTCAGGTGAAGGGTCACACATCCAGGTGAAGGGTCACACAGCCAGGTGAAGGGTCACACATTCAGGTGAAGGGTCACACATCCAGGTGAAGGGTCACACAGCCAGGTGAAGGGTGGTTGACATTCAGGTGAAGGGTCACACATCCAAGTGAAGGGTCACACAGCCAGGTGAAGGGTGGTTGACATTCAGGTGAAGGGTCACACATCCAGGTGAAGGGTCACACAGCCAGGTGAAGGGTGGTTGGCATTCAGGTGAAGGGTCACACATTCAGGTGAAGGGTCACACATCCAGGTGAAGGGTGGTTGACATTCAGGTGAAGGGTCACAGATCCAGGTGAAGGGTCACACATCCAGGTGAAGGGTCACACAGCCAGGTGAAGGGTGGTTGACATTCAGGTGAAGGGTCACACATCCAGGTGAAGGGTCACACAGCCAGGTGAAGGGTGGTTGACATTCAGGTGAAGGGTCACAGATCCAGGTGAAGGGTCACACAGCCAGGTGAAGGGTGGTTGACATTCAGGTGAAGGGTCACACATCCAGGTGAAGGGTCACACAGCCAGGTGAAGGGTGGTTGACATCCAGGTGAAGGGTCACACATCCAGGTGAAGGGTCACACAGCCAGGTGAAGGGTCACACATTCAGGTGAAGGGTCACACATCCAGGTGAAGGGTCACACATCCAGGTGAAGGGTCACACAGCCAGGTGAAGGGTGGTTGGCATTCAGGTGAAGGGTCACACATTCAGGTGAAGGGTCACACAGCCAGGTGAAGGGTGGTTGACATTCAGGTGAGTGGTCTCTTGGTGATGTCCTGCTCTGTCAGGTAGTAGTTGAGGTATCCTCCCAGAGCGCTCACTGACACGCCTGTTATGTGACTGGAACAACCatctggagggaggaggggagatggaacAGTAAAACATTATTGGAGCTGGGTTCTGTTTTTCTGAGTGTGTTTTTCTgggctttctgtgtgtgtgcgtgcatacgtgtgtgtgtgtgtgtgtgtgtgcgtgcgtacatgTGCGCGtgctgtttctctgtgtgtgtgtgcgcacgcgcgtgctgtttctctttttctctgtgtgtgtgtgtgtgtgtgtgtgtgtgtgtttctgtgtgtatgtgtgtgtgtgtgtgcgcatgcgcgtgctgtttctcttttctctgtgtgtgtgtgtgtgtgtgtgtgtttctgtgcgtgctggttctctgtgtgtgtctgtatgtgtgcatTTTGGCCATGAATAACACCAGGGATATTCTTGACACACACCCttcaacattctctctctcctcttcactcttCTGTGGGGCTGTGTAAAACATCCCACTTCCTGATCCTGCAGCCTCAGAATGTGCTGCAGCCAATCGACTTTGAGAAAGTCAGAGAAACCAGCCAATCCACACAGCAGTACTGTGGAGAGGGAGGAAGTTATAGAAAGTAAAATCATGGTCTCGTTTTAAACAAACTACAACTCATAAAGGTTTTACATGTTATGTTTCTCTAAACACTGACTGTCATACTGCTTCATAGACACTCTAGTCTACTTGGAGTATACACAGATAGGCCCTGCtctaatgtagtgctctatatagggaattgggtgccatagatctctggtctaaagtagtgaactatatagggaattgggtgccatagatctctggtctaatatagtgcactatatagggaattgggtgccatagatctctggtctaaagtagtgaactatatagggaattgggtgccatagatctctggtctaatgtagtgcactatatagggaattgggtgccatagatctctggtctaaagtagtgcactatatagggaattgggtgccatagatctctggtctaatatagtgcactatatagggaattgggtgccatagatctctggtctaatatagtgcactatataggtaattgGCTGCCATAGatctctggtctaatgtagtgcactatatagggaattgggtgccatagagctctggtctaaagtagtggactatatagggaatagtgtgtaaTTTGGGACTGACTGTTTTCGATGAAGATGTCCTGGGTCTCCCCGGTGAAGTTATTCTGTATGATGTCCATGTTTCCCTTCAGCATGTTGGAGCAGAATATCCCCTGGTACTGTCTCTCTGTTAGGTTAGCACGCGACGTACGCATGTCCCCCTTCAACATGGCAGAACAACCTCTCTGGGTTGgaggggggcagggagggaggagggagggagagagagagggggttaggagggagggggttagggagggagagagggaggcagggagggaggaagagagagggaggagggaggagggggttaggaagggagagatggggagagatggggaggtaaATTGGGGAAGACAGGAGTGGAGCATAGaaagttaggtgtgtgtgtgtgtgtgtgtatgtatgtgtgtgtgtatgtgtgtatgtgtgtgtatgtgtgtgtgtgtgtgtgtgtgtgtgtgtgtgtgtgtgtgtgtgtgtgtgtgtgtatgtgtgtgtgtatgtgtgtgtgtgtgtgtgtgtgtgtgtgtgtgcgtctgtgcgtgcgtgcgtgcgtgtgtgtgtgttctcacattGGCTCCCAGCATGAAGTAGAGCAGCTGGTGAGAGAGGGAGTAGTTAGGACATCCAAACCTCGTCATTGTGTCACGACATGACTTGGTCACGATGCAAGGAGTCCCGTTGTTCTTCCTGACAAACCATCACATACAACATGCACAGGCACAAGACACACAAGCACGTACACAAATATACAGGCAGAAAAATGTATTAGCAACCTGGCCAACGGAAGCTGTAGGCCTTCTGGGTTTTATTgttgtttatttattgtttattgttgtatgttgtctacctcacttgctttggcaatgttaacacatgtttcccatgctaataaagcccttgaattgaattgaattgaatttattaCCCTCCTACTGCCACACTGAAATACATGAGATTTAGTGAGGCATCGCCCTGTGCCGCTCAAGAagcgcggtgtgtgtgtgtgtgtgtgtgtgtgtgtgtgtgtgtgtgtgtgtgtgtgtgtgtgtgtgcgtgtgtgtgtgtgtgtgtaccatgttCCCAGTAGCAGGGTCATACACTTGTCGCTCTGCGTCTCATCGTAACACTCCATGGTTCGACCGGAGGAGTAGGCCAGAGAGGGATCTGTGGTGCTCCACTCATGAGGTACTGACCAGAAGGTCCAGCTCAACAGAGGCTCaaactctgagagagagaaagagagagatgagagagagagatgaaagtgatgagagagagagatgagagagagagatgagagaaagagagagagagagaaagaaagagagagagagagagagagagagagagatgagagagagaaagagagagagagagatgagagggatgagagagagagaaagagagagagagagcatgagagaggaagagagagggatgagagagagagggaaatgtagagagggggagagagagagagggaaaggtggagagggggagagagtgaggatagggagggaaagagagagagggggagagagagcaagagagagggatgagagagagaaagagagacagagagagagacggagagagagagagagagatagggggatgatagagagagagagaaagagagagagcatgagagaggaagagagggggatgagagagagagggaaaggtagagagggggagagagagggaaaggtagagagggggagagagagagagagggagggaaagagagagacagagagagagacagagagagagaggtgtagtagtaTTTACCTCTGTAGTATTTGGGGTCAGTCTTCTCCAGCTCGGTGACAGCCTTAGCCAGGCTCTGGTCCAACCTCCTGACCAGGGTTACCGTAGCGGTGCGCTGAGACCAGCTCAGAGGGTCAGTGTGGGGCCACGCTCTCACTGCTTCCTTCAACTCCGCTGGGGCCCGGAGAACAAGGACATGGAAAGAGATGTTTTGAAAAGACATCTGTAATTAATAAGTGACTGAAGTCATCTTTGGCTCTCCTATCTACAATGTTGACACACCCACAAGAACACAATAACAAACTTTGATCAACCATAAAGGTTTTGTATTTCATATCGACAAAAAATAATCACATCACATACTGTTTTCTTTCAAATCAACATGACACTGATGCCACATAGCCAATCAGACAGCCTGAAGACCGGTGCCGTGTTATGCGGGACATCGCAATAGCGGGAACGGGAAGCATTTGGTGCATGCTGACTTGCTGAGCCAGCAATAGTCTAACAAAACAACCACATAAATAAGACTACAATTTAATGTCCAGACATGTATCAAAAAATAATCCACGTTTCCtcgacatacagtatatttactcGGATATTTGGATAGTCTATGTGCGCACTTGTATTCCGTTGGACCTGACGAAGGTCCTTGTGGATCGAAACGTCCTCATTAAAGGTGCTAATTAGGAGGATATATGATACACTGTATCAGATACAGTGTATGCTACAGTGTGCAGACCTTTCTGTTATCCCCCCCCCACTCCATATAGAATGATACTAGTGATAATAATGACGCTAGTATACTACTCACCCTGCAGGATGATGTACCCGACCACTCCGTCTAGGTTGATGTTACGGTGCTCTTGCTCCAGGAACGATGCGCTTTTGGCGAGACTGGCTAGAATCACATCAATGACCTCCTCCTGCGCCGCATTGGTGGCGGAGAAAACAAGGACAAAAAACACCTCTACCACAAACCTAGCCATGTTCTGATATAAGGCTACTAAAAGTCTAGCAATAGCCGCCCTAGGCTAAACCCCAAACGGTTGACGCAGCGCATATACCTGATTTGCAAGAGTGATTTGCAAGAGTGATGTGCTTGTTTGGCGAAAACGAGCTGTCACGTGGCTCGATCGATTGAGAAGCTGGGAATTCAGTTTTATTAAATTAGGCTAATGCAATGTGTGCTAGTTGCATTTCGTCCATATCGAAATGGTTTTATTCAAGGAATTTGATTCAATGCTTTGTAACTTCCTGGAGTAGCCAGAGCACATTCTAATCTGCCTGTGATGGAATTGGCAAATATAAAGTTATTATTGAGGGGGTACAGAaagtgtgagggggggggggggagagggtgtCAAGGATGAGTCTTTTGGTAGACACTCATCAGACGTGTTTAATTAAATTAATGTTTCTATAAATGTCGTACATTTGCTGACAGAGATGAGGGGTGCAGGCATTCATAGTGTAAACCAAGACAGTTATTTTGTCCAATGTATAGCCTTGCCTACAGCGAAAACCAGATAAGGGAAATGAGTAGATCATGTCTGTGGTTTATGGCTACATGTAGTTACAGTCATATAGTTACATAGTACCGGTAGTTTAATAGAATCTCTAtggtacctgtagtttaatagagtctctgTAGTTACAGTCATATAGTtacatagtacctgtagtttaatagaatctctatagttacagtcatatagttacatagtacctgtagtttaatataatCTCTATAGTTACAGTCATATAGTTACATAGTACCGGTAGTTTAATAGAATCTCTAtggtacctgtagtttaatagagtctctgTAGTTACAGTCATATAGTtacatagtacctgtagtttaatataatctctatagttacagtcatatagttacatagtacctgtagtttaatagaatCTCTGTAGTTACAGTCATATAGTtacatagtacctgtagtttaatataatctctatagtatctgtagtttaatagagtctctatagtacctgtagtttaatataatctctatagtacctgtagtttaatataatctctatagtacctgtagtttaatataatctctatagtacctgtagtttaatataatctctatagtacctgtagtttaatataatctctatagtacctgtagtttaatataatctctatagtacctgtagtttaatagagtctctgtagtacctgtagtttaatagagtctctatagtacctgtagtttaatataatctctatagtacctgtagtttaatataatctctatagtacctgtagtttaatataatctctatagtacctgtagtttaatataatctctatagtacctgtagtttaatataatctctatagtacctgtagtttaatagagtctctatagtatctgtagtttaatataatctctatagtacctgtagtttaatataatctctatagtacctgtagtttaatataatctctatagtacctgtagtttaatagagtctctgtagtacctgtagtttaatagagtctctatagtacctgtagtttaatataatctctatagtacctgtagtttaatataatctctatagtacctgtagtttaatagagtctctatagtacctgtagtttaatagaatctctatagtacctgtagtttaatagagtctctatagtacctggagtttaatagagtctctatagtacctgtagtttaata contains:
- the LOC110494398 gene encoding UPF0764 protein C16orf89 homolog — protein: MARFVVEVFFVLVFSATNAAQEEVIDVILASLAKSASFLEQEHRNINLDGVVGYIILQAELKEAVRAWPHTDPLSWSQRTATVTLVRRLDQSLAKAVTELEKTDPKYYREFEPLLSWTFWSVPHEWSTTDPSLAYSSGRTMECYDETQSDKCMTLLLGTWKNNGTPCIVTKSCRDTMTRFGCPNYSLSHQLLYFMLGANRGCSAMLKGDMRTSRANLTERQYQGIFCSNMLKGNMDIIQNNFTGETQDIFIENILLCGLAGFSDFLKVDWLQHILRLQDQEVGCFTQPHRRVKRRERMLKDGCSSHITGVSVSALGGYLNYYLTEQDITKRPLT